One window from the genome of Garra rufa chromosome 1, GarRuf1.0, whole genome shotgun sequence encodes:
- the yipf2 gene encoding protein YIPF2, translating into MASPDDLNFQEFEEAADLLSSNPGASTLSISNPSAAATSSGDVRVDLSDDEDNTQESSELLGGEKQTGGFWTFEYYQSFFNVDTVQVLDRIKGSVMPLPGRNFVKHHIRNNPDLYGPFWICVTLVFSVAISGDLYTFLIKMGDPGYHYRPQFNRVSIAAITVFLYAWLVPLGVWGFLTWRQSVDRQISGYTFLETVCVYGYSLFIYIPASILWTIPVYWLEWLLIAIAMVISGSVLVMTFWPAVRDDTKLTAFATMAVIVSLHALLAVGFKLYFFHTPTKTGSSHFGKTTPAADLTTTKVG; encoded by the exons AGTTTGAGGAAGCAGCAGATCTCCTGTCTTCAAATCCTGGAGCCTCAACCCTCAGCATCTCCAACCCCAGCGCAGCAGCAACCTCCTCTGGAGATGTCAGAGTTGATCTGTCAGACGATGAAGACAATACGCAAGAGAGTTCAGAG TTGCTTGGAGGTGAAAAACAAACTGGTGGCTTTTGGACGTTTGAATACTATCAGTCATTCTTCAACGTAGATACAGTGCAG GTGCTGGATAGGATAAAGGGTTCAGTCATGCCTTTGCCAGGACGGAATTTCGTCAAACACCACATTCGAAATAACCCTGATCTCTATG GTCCTTTCTGGATCTGTGTGACTCTAGTGTTCTCAGTGGCCATCAGCGGAGACCTCTACACATTTCTGATTAAGATGGGAGACCCAGGGTATCACTACAGACCACAGTTCAACAGAG TCTCGATCGCAGCTATCACTGTGTTCCTCTATGCATGGCTGGTGCCTCTAGGAGTTTGGGGCTTCTTAACGTGGCGTCAAAGTGTTGACAGACAAATCAGTGGTTACACGTTTTTAGAGACTGTGTGTGTCTACGGTTACTCTCTGTTCATTTATATCCCTGCCTCG ATATTATGGACCATTCCCGTCTACTGGCTTGAGTGGCTGTTGATTGCCATTGCCATGGTGATCTCTGGCTCCGTGTTGGTTATGACATTCTGGCCGGCTGTTCGCGATGACACTAAACTAACAGCATTCGCTACCATGGCGGTAATAGTGTCACTTCATGCCCTTCTGGCTGTTGGCTTTAAG CTCTACTTCTTCCATACGCCAACAAAGACAGGATCATCTCACTTCGGAAAGACGACCCCAGCCGCAGATCTCACAACAACTAAAGTGGGATAG